One Pseudoalteromonas rubra genomic window, TGAATTGGCGCTGTTATCTCAGTCGCAGATTGCCACACTCGACCGTGCAGAAGCGGTTTTTTTAGGTATTGACGATACCCATAGTTATTTTTCGCTCGATGTGAGTGAGGTTGAGCAAGAGTTGCTTCAGGGCTGCATTGATGTCAGCTTTGAAGAACATGCCGATAATCAGGCCTTTCATTTCGAAGACATGCGGACCATAGGTCCAAAGCTGGATGTTGAGCTTGCCTCGGTGGGCGTGTTGGCGCGAGGGTTATGTTACTGGCATAAAACGCACCGCTTTTGTGGTCGTTGTGGTAGCCTAAATCGCTCTGTTGAAGCCGGACATGCACGCTTGTGTAACGATACTGAATGCCGTCATATGACGTTTCCGCGTACCGATCCTGCCGTTATCATGCTGGTCACGCATATCTTTCCCGATGGGGTTGAGCGTTGTTTACTTGGTCGTCAGGCGCAGTGGCCTGAAGGCGTGTATTCGACCTTGGCTGGATTTGTTGACCCGGGCGAAACGCTTGAGCGAGCCGTGATCCGTGAAGTGAAAGAGGAAGCTGGGGTTGATGTTGATGAGGTACGTTACCTGGCTTCGCAGCCCTGGCCATTTCCGTCGTCAATTATGCTAGGCTTTATTGCAACAGCAAAAAGCACCGAAATCTTTGTTGAACAGGATGAACTGGAGCAGGCACACTGGTTTTCCCGGGAAGATCTCGATGGTTTTGCCGAATGGGGAGACGATGCGCCGGGATACAAACTTACCCGAAAAGACTCTATCTCCCGATATCTGATTGAATACTGGCGTCAGCAATGATGCACCTAGTCCAAAATTGAGCACTTTATGAAGAAGAATACCAAACTGGTGGCTGTAGGCCGCAAATCACAGTACACCAAAGGCGTTGTTAACCCGGTTGTACAAAGGGCGTCAACCGTCGTTTTTGACTCCGTTGCTGATATGCAGGAAGCCATTTCCGAGCGCGGCAAACGAACCTTGTTCTACGGGCGTCGTGGCACAAATACCCATTTTGCATTGCAAGACGCCATTATGGAGCTGGAAAATGGCGCGGGTTGTGCGCTGTATCCGTCAGGCGCTGCTGCAATTTCACAAGCTTTGTTGTCATTTTTGAAAACCGGTGACCACCTGTTAATGGTGGACACTGCGTATGAACCAACGCGCGATTTTTGTGACAAGATCCTTTCAGGGCTTGGCATCACAACAACGTATTATGATCCATTGATTGGCGCAGATATCGAGTCTCTGATCCAGGACAACACCAAAGTCTTGTTCCTGGAATCTCCGGGCTCTATCACGATGGAAGTGCAAGATGTGCCCAGTCTGGTTAAAGTGGCCAAGGCAAAGGGCCTCATTACTATGCTGGATAACACCTATGGTAATGGCTGGCATTATCGTCCGCTTGAGCATGGGGTCGATATCAGTATTCAGGCTGCTACCAAGTATATTGTTGGTCATTCTGATGTCATGATGGGCGTGGCTGTTGCCAACGAAACCCTGTGGCCAACACTGCGCGAAAATTCGTATCTGCTGGGGCAGTGTACCTCGGCAGACGATGCTTATCTGGCATTACGCGGCTTGCGAACTATGCCAGTGCGTTTACAGCAGCATGAGAAGTCCGCATTACAGGTTGCGAACTGGCTGGCGGGCCACCCGCTGGTTGATCATGTGCGTCACCCGGCCTTAAAAAGTTGTCCCGGGCATGAGTTTTTTAAACGCGACTTTAGCGGCAGCAATGGTTTGTTCTCTGTTGTCATGAAGCAGGGACATCGTAAAGCCATTAACCGTTTCCTGGACAGTCTGCATCATTTTAAGATGGGCTTTTCCTGGGGGGGCTTTGAGAGCCTGGTTACGGCTAACGCCAGCATGGCGCCACTGCGCAGTACCACCGGCTGGCAGCATGGCCCGGTGATCCGCCTACATATCGGTCTGGAAGATGTGGAAGACCTGATTGCCGATCTGGAGCAAGCGCTTAAGGTTTATCAGGAAAGCTTGTAACGGAAGAGGGCGGTGATAAATCACCGCCTTTTTACAGGCTAGCTTAGAGGCTCTGAGCGTAGTGGTATAGCGCTTTGAGTACTGCCAAATTCTTCTCATTTCCTTCATGTTCGTACACCAGGTTTTCCAGCGTGATCATAAAGTCCTGAGCATTAATAGACGGATTATCCTCGCCGTGCATCAGTTTGTTCTGACAGTATTTTCGCCACTGGTCTAATTCGCTTTCAGAGAGACTCTCCGGCCAGTTTCTGGCGCGATAACGAAACAGCAGGGTGTGGAATTTAGGATCTTCGAATTCCAACGCCAGCGACCCTAATTCATGAGGCGGTGCACTGCGTACAATGGCCAGCTTGGCTTTGTCAGCTTTGCTGATAAAGCCGTTGTAAAGCTGATAGTCGGGGTTGGTGGTGTCGCTAAAGTCGCCCTGATCGTTAAACACTTCAGCCACCTTGTTGCGCAGCTCAGGGTTTGATTTCAGCACTTTTAGATTTTCCAGGCACTGTTCGCGGTCAATGCCCAGGCGTGCTGCGTTTTCCGGCAACAGCGTTTTAGCTGGAGCCAATATCGGACATTTGTTCAGGTGAACCAGTTTCAGACCAACCGGCAGCTCATTTTCGCCTAAGTCACTGTGCTTGGTATATAAGCGCGCCCGCAACTCTTCTACCGACAGGTCCAGCAGGACCTGCGGATCGTTGGTCAGATTAAAACACACTACGGCATTTTTATTGACCGGATGAAAGCTCATGGGTGCAATCCAGCTGGTACAACCCTGAGTGGCCGGAATGCGTGAAGACGTATGCACCAGCGGTTGCATATTAAACACATCAATCAGATCAGTCAGTGCTTTTTTACCACGCAGTGAGAAGAAAAACTGATACAGTTTGGGCTGTTTTTCTTTGATCAACTTTGCCAGCGCGATGGTTGCGGTGACATCACTCAGTGCATCATGCGCATCCGCGTGTTCAATGCCATTGGCTTTGGTGAGATCTTCCAGGCGAAAGCTTGGCGTGCCATCTTCTTTTTCTGGCCACACAATGCCTTCAGGGCGCAGTGCATAACAGGCACGTACTAAATCAATGATGTCCCAGCGGCTGTTGCCATTTTGCCACTCGCGCTCATAAGGGTCATAAAAGTTACGATACAGGCTGTAACGGGTTACTTCATCATCGAACCGGATGCTGTTATAACCAGCGACACAGGTATTGGGCTTACTGAATTCAGCGTGAATTTTCGCCATAAACTCACTTTCTGGTAAACCATGCTTCAGCGCATGTTGCGGCGTGATCCCGGTTACCAGACACGCCTCCGGCTGAGGCAAATAATCCGCCGCCGGACGACAATATTCAATCAGTGGCTCACCAATGATATTTAAGTCCAGGTCAGTGCGGATACCGGCAAACTGACTCGGCCGGTCTTTTTGCGGGCTGGCACCCCAGGTTTCATAATCGTGCCAGTAAATTGTCGGGAAATTATCAGTCAATTCTTGTGTCGCCATTAGGCTATAAATCCTATCTTAATCAACCTGTTATTCTTATTAAGCTCAGCAGGCTGCTATTCAGAGTTTGCTGTTTTTAAACCCAAGTGCGTGTATCACTGTGTATACCACACTCAATCGGTGTGTATACAAATACGCATTCCGCCAGGGCCCAATACAAACCAAAAAACTGGAAATCTAAGTCGTTGCGTTATTGTCTCATAGTGATGGGATGGGAGTAAACGGAAGAGGCCGGATGCGGTTGAATGCAAAGATGTCAAATGCATCATGCCCGCTGTAGCGCCCCATAAACTGCATCATCTTTGTTTAACGCTTGGAAAACGGTAGAAAAGGCAGAACCCGTGAGTGGGGTAGTTACAAGCGCAATAATCTATCTAAGCAGCAGGTTTTGAACGTTAACGTTGGAGTGTCTAAACTTAAAGAAGCCATTGCAAAGCATATGACAGGGCTGTTGAGGTCATGTGTTCTTATTGCTTACTTTGAATCAGTGACCGTTTCAGTTCCTTGTGAACCGGTGGCTCTGGAGGCTTGATGACGCGTAACCATTCTGATCAACAGCATACCCATGTTAAGCAGCTGCTTAATAAAATGGATCCCGAAGTAGCGGCAAGTTTTAGCTATAAACAACGTAAAGCGCTGCAAAAGGTCATTAATACCCGGGACTGGCGGGGTCATGCCATTGATTTCAGACCGACACTGGCATTACCGTTTTTACCCTGGAGTTTTTATATCGTTTTCCTGGGTGGCGTTAACCGACGCAGCCTGACTAACACTGAACGCTTTACTGCGGCCATTGTGTTCCTGGTTAGTTTGTTGATTGTTGGGCTGATTCTAATCGGTCTTGTTTTTGTTGCGCTTTATCTACTTAAATCCTGGCTGGGTATTGATATTTTGGCAGGCGAATCTTTGGGATTGTGGGACTACTTTAAGACGCTTTTTGAATAAGGTGTTTAATTATATGCCGAACGACGATTTCGTTGGGTTCGTGGCGTTTAAATGGTGTTCATAGTCAAAAAGTCTAACGCTGTCATTTTTGTTTGTGTGAAAAAAGTTCAATATCACAAATAACCTAAAAAACAGTTACCTAAAATAATACACAGATAAAGCGGGTAAAATTGCTTGATGTTTGTTGCTAATTTGAACACATTGTTTAACTGATGAGCATAGTCAGATAATTGTGACTTAATCATCAGTCGATTAAACAATTAAAGCATTACAACAGGAAACAACATGAAACTTAAAAAGGTTAAATTAAAAACGCTCAGTCCCGGCAAAAACATTAATGCACAGCAAACTAATCAAATTGCAGGTGGTGCCAGTGCTTACAGTAAAGACTATGGTGCGTGTCACACTGCTCCCGTGTTTTGTCCGACAGCTTATATCTGTTGATAAGGCAGCTTAGCCCGGATCAGTCCGGGCTTTATGGCTTCAAAGTAAACCTATATTCACCCCTTGTGTTAGCCCATTATTCGCAAACAAGTTGGACTGTCACTACATTGTACAGCGTCCTATATCGACCTCACCTTTATGTAAGTCTAACTTTATTTTGAGCATCATGGCCTTCTAAACGATGTCAGTCATTACTGTGTTTTACATCTATTTAGAGTCAAGAATTGTCCTGTATTCACAGATGAACGAGATGGTGTGTGAAGAAACTTAACGTGCACCGATTGCGTTAGGTTGCTGTACCTATGGACACGATATACACTCAACAGTGGAATGTTACAGGTTGTATTTCAAACGATAATATATGGAGAGTGTTATGTTGATGCAAGACGACAATGAAAAACCAGAAGGTCCGGAGCCGGACTTTGATGGGCAAGGGCCTGAATTTGAACTCAAGGTAGACGGCCAGGTAATGTTGCTGGGCGCGGCACCAGAAGGCGAAGTAGAACAAAAGTTTGAAGATATGGCACGGGGCCTGGCCCTTGCCGGGATCTCTGCAATTCCCTATGTTGGTAGCGCGCTTTCTGCAATCATAGGTGTATTGACTGAACGCAAATTGGATATCTGGGCTGAAATAAAAGAGCGTGTTTATGATGCCATTCACAGGAGTATCCTTGAAGCAAATTTGAATGACATTAAAGGTCATTACAACGGGGTTACGGAAGTTTTTAGGCAGGCCAATGATTTTCGTGGTGGGCAACGCTTT contains:
- the nudC gene encoding NAD(+) diphosphatase, producing MLHYTQMNLDRASAERKDPNWLLGQYGEKSRWLLVWNNKNLIASDRRELALLSQSQIATLDRAEAVFLGIDDTHSYFSLDVSEVEQELLQGCIDVSFEEHADNQAFHFEDMRTIGPKLDVELASVGVLARGLCYWHKTHRFCGRCGSLNRSVEAGHARLCNDTECRHMTFPRTDPAVIMLVTHIFPDGVERCLLGRQAQWPEGVYSTLAGFVDPGETLERAVIREVKEEAGVDVDEVRYLASQPWPFPSSIMLGFIATAKSTEIFVEQDELEQAHWFSREDLDGFAEWGDDAPGYKLTRKDSISRYLIEYWRQQ
- a CDS encoding cystathionine beta-lyase; this translates as MKKNTKLVAVGRKSQYTKGVVNPVVQRASTVVFDSVADMQEAISERGKRTLFYGRRGTNTHFALQDAIMELENGAGCALYPSGAAAISQALLSFLKTGDHLLMVDTAYEPTRDFCDKILSGLGITTTYYDPLIGADIESLIQDNTKVLFLESPGSITMEVQDVPSLVKVAKAKGLITMLDNTYGNGWHYRPLEHGVDISIQAATKYIVGHSDVMMGVAVANETLWPTLRENSYLLGQCTSADDAYLALRGLRTMPVRLQQHEKSALQVANWLAGHPLVDHVRHPALKSCPGHEFFKRDFSGSNGLFSVVMKQGHRKAINRFLDSLHHFKMGFSWGGFESLVTANASMAPLRSTTGWQHGPVIRLHIGLEDVEDLIADLEQALKVYQESL
- the sbcB gene encoding exodeoxyribonuclease I, coding for MATQELTDNFPTIYWHDYETWGASPQKDRPSQFAGIRTDLDLNIIGEPLIEYCRPAADYLPQPEACLVTGITPQHALKHGLPESEFMAKIHAEFSKPNTCVAGYNSIRFDDEVTRYSLYRNFYDPYEREWQNGNSRWDIIDLVRACYALRPEGIVWPEKEDGTPSFRLEDLTKANGIEHADAHDALSDVTATIALAKLIKEKQPKLYQFFFSLRGKKALTDLIDVFNMQPLVHTSSRIPATQGCTSWIAPMSFHPVNKNAVVCFNLTNDPQVLLDLSVEELRARLYTKHSDLGENELPVGLKLVHLNKCPILAPAKTLLPENAARLGIDREQCLENLKVLKSNPELRNKVAEVFNDQGDFSDTTNPDYQLYNGFISKADKAKLAIVRSAPPHELGSLALEFEDPKFHTLLFRYRARNWPESLSESELDQWRKYCQNKLMHGEDNPSINAQDFMITLENLVYEHEGNEKNLAVLKALYHYAQSL